One Silene latifolia isolate original U9 population chromosome 4, ASM4854445v1, whole genome shotgun sequence DNA segment encodes these proteins:
- the LOC141651756 gene encoding uncharacterized protein LOC141651756, which yields MARRNTKKSLKSQKNSRIRSRAKLRLSFNNCKELGFDMESPEFSHGIQGVPRSCDAHKTKDMSDIIGIPVIELSKYVEEPSVPSETPVETEAGWTVVSGKRSQPPKESTPESNPKKLLQLTESDVSSEIKFWESAVVCYVLGGNPSWETLHKFVDNLWGEHKFDKISFFPNGVFIVRFPSNEIQALVLQQGFPMFENKPLVVRPWTESCSLQKERVPSVPIWLKLCGLPLKFWSLSSLEKLAGLLGKFLKRDAATEAKTRLGYARLLVEVDIGQDFPEELRFLDEKGNEISIQVEYEWKPTVCSTCNGIGHTHEMCKPPKATRQDRPPKPTAKFPQKVWRPVQKEVNPPVASSGPAVTPPPFGGVTHHDSSLITPVSVLQQVTRQEHQSGSAMVSPSKSYAAAVSARDRGKSKLDVRRFLNNNNVGLYGLVETKVKLQDFAKVLNNLGTHWQGVNNNVFHHGGRVWLIWNPSYFSVTILFVGSQIISAKVVENGSGDVFYFSVVYGFNEDDLRGELWEHLSTFHDTYSGPWAVCGDFNNVLHFNERIGRDVTWNEIAAFRECVDYCGLQDLTGKGAFFTWNNKQSPSVRGFSRIDRFLINDDWMAKYPDAYVHFLPEGLFDHNPSVCFRRQDRVHRKPPFKYFNMWSMDDHFAEVVQNTWNTNIAGTMMYSLVQKLKLLKTPLKTLNNNRYSDIEKSVGVAKMLLEDLQKTDA from the exons ATGGCAAGGAGAAACACAAAAAAATCgctaaaatcacaaaaaaatagtAGAATTCGATCTCGTGCTAAGCTGCGTTTGTCTTTTAATAATTGTaaggaattagggtttgatatGGAATCACCAGAATTTTCTCATGGTATTCAGGGAGTACCGCGCTCTTGCGATGCTCACAAAACTAAGGATATGAGTGATATTATTGGAATACCGGTTATTGAATTGAGTAAATATGTTGAAGAACCTTCTGTTCCGTCGGAGACTCCGGTGGAAACCGAGGCAGGCTGGACTGTTGTGTCAGGTAAGCGATCTCAACCTCCTAAGGAATCTACTCCTGAGTCTAATCCTAAAAAGCTGTTACAATTGACTGAATCTGATGTTTCTTCTGAGATTAAATTTTGGGAGTCTGCTGTGGTTTGCTATGTGTTAGGGGGAAACCCCTCCTGGGAAACTCTTCACAAGTTTGTTGATAATCTCTGGGGGGAGCATAAGTTTGATAAAATATCCTTtttccctaatggtgtcttcattGTGCGGTTCCCCTCCAATGAGATTCAGGCTCTGGTTCTGCAACAAGGGTTTCCGATGTTTGAGAATAAACCGCTGGTTGTGAGACCTTGGACTGAATCTTGTAGTCTACAGAAAGAACGAGTTCCTTCGGTGCCTATCTGGTTAAAGCTCTGTGGGTTGCCTCTCAAGTTTTGGAGTTTGTCGAGTCTGGAGAAGCTTGCTGGGCTACTTGGGAAGTTCCTTAAACGGGATGCTGCTACTGAGGCTAAGACTAGATTAGGCTATGCTAGATTGCTTGTTGAAGTGGATATTGGCCAGGATTTTCCTGAAGAACTGAGGTTTTTGGATGAGAAAGGTAATGAGATCAGCATACAAGTAGAATATGAATGGAAGCCGACTGTATGCTCTACTTGTAATGGGATTGGACATACACATGAAATGTGCAAGCCTCCTAAAGCTACTAGGCAGGACAGGCCCCCTAAACCTACTGCTAAGTTTCCTCAGAAAGTCTGGAGGCCTGTGCAGAAGGAGGTCAATCCTCCAGTGGCTTCTAGTGGTCCTGCAGTTACTCCTCCACCATTTGGGGGTGTCACCCATCATGATTCTTCTCTTATAACTCCTGTTAGTGTCTTGCAGCAGGTTACTAGACAGGAGCATCAGAGTGGGTCTGCTATGGTGTCACCCAGTAAATCTTATGCTGCTGCTGTTTCTGCAAGGGATAGAGGGAAGTCAAAA TTAGATGTAAGGAGgtttcttaataataataatgttggtCTTTATGGTTTAGTTGAAACCAAAGTGAAGTTGCAGGACTTTGCTAAGGTGCTGAATAATCTTGGTACACATTGGCAGGGTGTGAATAATAATGTGTTTCACCATGGGGGGAGAGTTTGGCTTATTTGGAATCCTTCTTATTTCAGTGTTACTATCTTGTTTGTTGGCTCTCAAATCATTTCTGCTAAGGTTGTTGAGAATGGGTCTGGAGATGTTTTTtatttcagtgttgtgtatggtTTCAATGAGGATGATTTGAGGGGTGAGCTCTGGGAGCATTTATCTACCTTTCATGATACTTATTCTGGTCCTTGGGCTGTTTGTGGTGACTTCAACAATGTGCTACATTTCAATGAGAGAATTGGCAGAGATGTGACATGGAATGAAATTGCTGCTTTTAGGGAGTGTGTTGATTATTGTGGGTTGCAGGATCTCACTGGTAAAGGGGCCTTCTTTACCTGGAATAACAAGCAGAGTCCTTCTGTTAGGGGTTTCTCCAGGATTGATAGGTTCCTTATTAATGATGATTGGATGGCTAAGTATCCTGATGCTTATGTTCATTTCTTACCTGAAGGATtatttgatcacaatccttcagtGTGTTTCAGAAGACAGGATAGAGTGCACAGAAAACCTCCTTTTAAGTATTTCAATATGTGGAGTATGGATGATCATTTTGCTGAGGTTGTTCAGAATACTTGGAATACTAACATTGCTGGGACTATGATGTATAGTTTGGTTCAGAAGCTTAAATTGTTGAAGACTCCTTTGAAAACTCTTAATAACAATAGGTATTCTGATATTGAGAAGTCTGTGGGTGTGGCTAAGATGTTACTTGAGGATTTGCAAAAAACAGATGCATGA
- the LOC141651755 gene encoding uncharacterized protein LOC141651755 gives MSKLSLGGKAEYAKAPNVGWDTCCRPKTEGGLGLKDSCSWNVALLGKYVWWLASKKDHMWVKWVNHVYMKGQHWSDYKVPPDCSWSWRKITFILQKFKQAYVNDKWLNSGLPYTVKAGYEWVRGVCAAVPWCHLVWNNLNLPKTSFIGWAIMHHRLLTKDRLLRRDLNVDPLCEICRVCAEDHQHLFMDCPYFLYCFNLLLASMRLSVQPANVAHWFSNARNVTKLQKRVFGAAYVALLYQIWMCRNEARVSFFLKRPETVVQQVIKDIKLRFQRLNMNKLSQRDSSWILIL, from the coding sequence ATGTCGAAATTATCTTTGGGGGGCAAGGCTGAATATGCCAAGGCTCCTAATGTAGGGTGGGATACTTGTTGTAGGCCAAAGACTGAAGGTGGCCTTGGGCTCAAGGATAGTTGTAGCTGGAATGTTGCGTTGTTGGGTAAATATGTGTGGTGGCTTGCTTCAAAAAAAGATCATATGTGGGTAAAGTGGGTAAaccatgtgtatatgaaaggACAACACTGGTCTGATTATAAGGTTCCTCCTGACTGCAGTTGGTCTTGGAGGAAGATCACTTTTATTCTACAAAAATTTAAGCAAGCCTATGTCAATGATAAGTGGCTCAATTCTGGTCTTCCATATACCGTGAAAGCAGGATATGAGTGGGTGAGAGGAGTGTGTGCAGCTGTCCCTTGGTGTCATCTGGTTTGGAATAACCTAAATTTGCCCAAGACCTCTTTTATAGGTTGGGCTATTATGCATCATCGCCTTCTTACCAAGGACAGATTGCTTAGAAGGGATCTGAATGTGGATCCTTTGTGTGAAATTTGCCGTGTCTGTGCTGAGGATCATCAGCATCTTTTTATGGACTGCCCTTATTTTCTCTATTGCTTTAACTTACTCTTGGCTTCAATGAGGTTATCTGTTCAGCCTGCAAATGTGGCTCACTGGTTTTCTAATGCCAGAAATGTTACTAAGCTGCAGAAGAGAGTGTTTGGTGCGGCCTATGTTGCTCTACTATACCAGATATGGATGTGCAGAAATGAGGCTCGGGTGTCTTTCTTTCTTAAGAGGCCTGAAACTGTTGTCCAGCAAGTGATTAAGGATATTAAACTGAGGTTCCAGCGGCTCAATATGAACAAACTTAGTCAGAGAGATAGTAGTTGGATTCTGATCTTATAG